A genomic segment from Streptosporangium roseum DSM 43021 encodes:
- a CDS encoding PLP-dependent cysteine synthase family protein, translating into MEYVDRHDPETRSWVAEAIRRVEADAHRSCDTHLHVFPLPPRWGVNLYLKDESVHPTGSLKHRLARSLFLYGLANGWIGPSTTVVEASSGSTAVSEAYFARLIGLPFIAVMPASTSPEKIALIEFYGGKCHLVNDPGTIYEESHRLAVETGGHFMDQFTYAERATDWRGNNNIAESIFSQMEMEPHPEPTWIVVGAGTGGTSSTIGRYIRYRRYSTRLAVVDPEGSAFYSSWCSGDAAATAPGSRIEGIGRPRVEPSFMPTVIDRMIQVPDARSIAAMRWVREVTGRDVGGSTGTNVAAAVQILREMRQAGEQGSVVTLICDGGERYRGTYDDDSWLAERGLDIAPHLEELRSFLAQP; encoded by the coding sequence ATGGAATACGTGGATCGACACGACCCCGAGACCCGCTCCTGGGTGGCCGAAGCCATCCGCCGAGTCGAGGCCGACGCCCATAGAAGCTGCGACACCCATCTCCACGTCTTTCCGCTTCCCCCGCGGTGGGGGGTAAACCTCTACCTGAAAGACGAGTCAGTCCACCCCACCGGTTCACTCAAGCACCGGCTCGCGCGCTCCCTGTTCCTGTACGGCCTGGCGAACGGCTGGATCGGTCCCAGCACCACGGTCGTCGAGGCGTCCAGCGGTTCGACGGCGGTGAGCGAGGCCTACTTCGCCCGGCTCATCGGCCTGCCGTTCATCGCGGTGATGCCCGCCTCGACCTCGCCGGAGAAGATCGCGCTGATCGAGTTCTACGGCGGCAAGTGCCACCTGGTGAACGATCCCGGAACCATCTACGAGGAGTCCCACCGGCTGGCCGTGGAGACCGGCGGGCACTTCATGGACCAGTTCACCTACGCCGAGCGGGCCACCGACTGGCGCGGCAACAACAACATCGCCGAGAGCATCTTCAGCCAGATGGAGATGGAGCCCCACCCCGAGCCCACCTGGATCGTGGTCGGCGCCGGCACCGGCGGCACCTCCTCCACCATCGGCCGCTACATCCGCTACCGGCGTTACTCCACCCGCCTGGCCGTGGTCGACCCCGAGGGCTCGGCGTTCTACTCCTCCTGGTGCTCGGGCGACGCCGCGGCCACCGCGCCCGGCTCCCGCATCGAGGGCATCGGCCGTCCCCGCGTGGAGCCGTCCTTCATGCCCACCGTGATCGACCGCATGATCCAGGTCCCCGACGCCCGGTCCATCGCGGCCATGCGCTGGGTCCGCGAGGTCACCGGGCGCGACGTGGGCGGCTCCACCGGCACCAACGTGGCCGCGGCCGTGCAGATCCTGCGGGAGATGCGCCAGGCGGGCGAGCAGGGCAGCGTCGTCACGCTGATCTGCGACGGCGGCGAACGTTACCGGGGCACCTACGACGACGACTCCTGGCTGGCGGAACGGGGCCTGGACATCGCCCCCCATCTGGAGGAGCTGAGGTCCTTCCTCGCCCAGCCCTGA
- a CDS encoding ABC transporter substrate-binding protein, giving the protein MRALRALTVGVAGAVLSLGLAACGASTSSTTAGSGGTTPAPAASDAAAFPRTVKHAMGEAQIPAQPKRVVALDQSFVDAVLTLETDVVGFTTYRAIDDKLPDYLTPVLGHAKEAKPVGTLEQPSLEQIIALKPDLIVSAKVRHEALYDKLSKIAPTVFSETTGAIWKENLRLMGQALGKEELAEQKIKAYQDRAAAIGESIKAKEGKMPTVTVARFAGEPTVRLYVENSYSGLVLKDVGFPRPEGQPTTTETIMVEVSQENISQLDADHIFVAAYADPAVEPIKKKFEANPLWGKLKGAKHDVADITWMSAVGIQGAHAILDDLAATFEVDPAKAA; this is encoded by the coding sequence ATGAGAGCGTTGCGAGCCTTGACCGTGGGCGTTGCGGGAGCCGTACTCTCCCTCGGCCTCGCCGCCTGTGGGGCGAGCACCTCCAGCACGACGGCCGGCTCCGGCGGGACGACCCCGGCTCCGGCGGCGAGCGACGCGGCGGCGTTCCCCCGTACGGTGAAGCACGCCATGGGCGAGGCCCAGATCCCGGCCCAGCCCAAGAGGGTCGTGGCCCTCGACCAGAGCTTCGTGGACGCGGTGCTGACCCTGGAGACCGACGTCGTCGGCTTCACCACCTACCGGGCGATCGACGACAAGCTCCCCGACTACCTGACCCCGGTCCTCGGCCACGCCAAGGAGGCCAAGCCGGTCGGCACGCTGGAGCAGCCGAGCCTGGAGCAGATCATCGCGCTCAAGCCCGACCTGATCGTCTCGGCCAAGGTCCGCCACGAGGCGCTGTACGACAAGCTGTCGAAGATCGCGCCGACGGTGTTCAGCGAGACCACGGGGGCCATCTGGAAGGAGAACCTCAGGCTCATGGGTCAGGCCCTGGGCAAGGAGGAGCTCGCCGAGCAGAAGATCAAGGCCTATCAGGACCGCGCCGCCGCGATCGGCGAGTCGATCAAGGCCAAGGAGGGCAAGATGCCCACCGTCACCGTCGCCCGCTTCGCCGGCGAGCCGACCGTCCGCCTCTACGTGGAGAACTCCTACTCCGGCCTGGTGCTGAAGGACGTCGGTTTCCCCCGCCCCGAGGGGCAGCCGACCACCACTGAAACGATCATGGTGGAGGTCAGCCAGGAGAACATCTCCCAGCTCGACGCCGACCACATCTTCGTCGCCGCCTACGCCGACCCGGCGGTCGAGCCGATCAAGAAGAAGTTCGAGGCCAACCCGCTCTGGGGCAAGCTCAAGGGCGCCAAGCACGACGTCGCCGACATCACCTGGATGAGCGCCGTCGGCATCCAGGGTGCCCACGCCATCCTCGACGACCTGGCCGCGACCTTCGAGGTCGACCCGGCCAAGGCGGCCTGA
- a CDS encoding FecCD family ABC transporter permease produces the protein MSTVAAATRPPSRGRARAVHRHRLLVLAGLFGALAITALLSVMIGAKPVPPADVWHALTGPTGSENDIIIRSLRIPRTAVGVLAGIALGVAGALMQGHTRNPLADPGLLGVTQGAAFAMVLSIMVLGVTSLYGYIWFGLAGALIASVGVFALGMAGGRGAPTPVTLALAGTAVSAFLYALTSALVLMDEQAMDVFRFWQAGSIAGRGDDVVWQVLPFIAVGLVLALVNAPGLNALSLGEDVARALGQNVTLTRTVGVAAITLLSGASVAACGSLAFLGLMVPHLARPLSGPDHRWLLPYSGLIGAAALLAADVIGRVVARPGELEVGVVLALLGAPFFVFLVRRRKPVRL, from the coding sequence GTGAGCACAGTGGCAGCCGCCACGCGCCCCCCGTCGCGTGGAAGGGCCCGTGCGGTCCACCGGCATCGCCTGCTCGTGCTGGCCGGGCTGTTTGGGGCTCTCGCGATCACGGCCCTGCTGAGCGTCATGATCGGCGCGAAGCCGGTCCCGCCCGCCGACGTGTGGCACGCGCTGACCGGCCCGACCGGCAGCGAGAACGACATCATCATCCGGTCGCTGCGCATCCCCAGGACCGCCGTCGGCGTCCTGGCCGGGATCGCGCTCGGCGTCGCGGGCGCGCTCATGCAGGGGCACACCCGCAACCCGCTGGCCGACCCCGGCCTGCTCGGCGTCACCCAGGGCGCGGCGTTCGCCATGGTGCTCAGCATCATGGTCCTCGGCGTCACCAGCCTCTACGGCTACATCTGGTTCGGCCTGGCCGGAGCCCTGATCGCCAGCGTCGGAGTCTTCGCCCTCGGCATGGCCGGCGGCCGCGGCGCCCCCACCCCCGTGACGCTGGCCCTCGCGGGCACCGCGGTCAGCGCCTTCCTCTACGCCCTCACCTCGGCCCTGGTCCTGATGGACGAGCAGGCCATGGACGTCTTCCGCTTCTGGCAGGCGGGCTCGATCGCGGGCCGGGGCGATGACGTCGTCTGGCAGGTGCTTCCGTTCATCGCCGTCGGCCTGGTCCTGGCCCTGGTCAACGCGCCCGGCCTCAACGCGCTCTCCCTGGGCGAGGACGTCGCCCGCGCCCTCGGCCAGAACGTCACCCTGACCCGCACCGTCGGGGTGGCCGCGATCACGCTGCTCAGCGGGGCCTCGGTCGCGGCCTGCGGCTCGCTGGCCTTCCTCGGCCTGATGGTCCCCCACCTGGCCCGCCCGCTGTCCGGCCCTGACCACCGCTGGCTGCTGCCGTACTCCGGGCTGATCGGCGCCGCGGCCCTGCTCGCCGCCGACGTGATCGGCCGGGTGGTCGCCCGCCCCGGCGAGCTGGAGGTCGGGGTCGTGCTCGCCCTGCTCGGCGCGCCGTTCTTCGTCTTCCTGGTCCGCCGGAGAAAGCCGGTCCGCCTGTGA
- a CDS encoding FecCD family ABC transporter permease, whose amino-acid sequence MTSSPVRLPHEPPVRPANGRSLRLGSASWLLRLRSATVALVLLAAAVLLMALGMRIGDIPMSVPEVFQAIIGDGSNHFVVMELRLPRALTGVLVGAALALAGAITQAIARNPLASPDVLGVTTGSSVTVVAIIVAAGSTAGGASGALAEVGIPLMALAGGLAGALIVYLLAWRKGLDGYRLVLVGIGVSAVFTNVKYWLLTVGDVTDSGRAMVWISGSLNGRGWEHVVPVAIALAVLIPLTLAGTRSLGALRFGDDTVTGLGVRMNLARGLMILAAVLLAAVATSAAGPIAFVALAAPQIALRLAGVGQPPLVVSALAGAVLTAAADLVARTLFSPVELPVGVVTAVLGAPYLIYLLIRVRREARS is encoded by the coding sequence GTGACCTCCTCCCCCGTACGGCTCCCGCACGAACCTCCGGTACGGCCCGCGAACGGACGGTCCCTGCGGCTCGGCTCCGCCTCCTGGCTGCTGCGCCTGCGCTCGGCCACCGTGGCCCTGGTCCTGCTGGCCGCCGCGGTCCTGCTGATGGCGCTCGGCATGCGCATCGGCGACATCCCGATGAGCGTCCCCGAGGTGTTCCAGGCGATCATCGGCGACGGCTCGAACCACTTCGTCGTGATGGAGCTCCGCCTCCCCCGGGCGCTGACCGGCGTCCTCGTCGGCGCGGCGCTGGCCCTGGCCGGCGCGATCACCCAGGCCATCGCCCGCAACCCGCTGGCCAGCCCCGACGTCCTCGGCGTGACCACCGGCTCCAGCGTGACCGTGGTCGCGATCATCGTGGCCGCCGGAAGCACCGCGGGCGGCGCCAGCGGCGCCCTGGCCGAGGTGGGCATCCCCCTCATGGCCCTGGCCGGCGGCCTGGCCGGGGCGCTGATCGTCTACCTGCTGGCCTGGCGCAAGGGGCTGGACGGCTACCGCCTGGTGCTGGTCGGCATCGGCGTCTCGGCGGTGTTCACCAACGTCAAATACTGGCTGCTGACCGTGGGAGACGTCACCGACAGCGGCCGGGCCATGGTCTGGATCAGCGGCTCGCTGAACGGCCGGGGCTGGGAGCACGTGGTCCCCGTCGCGATCGCGCTCGCCGTGCTCATCCCGCTGACCCTGGCCGGCACCCGCTCGCTCGGCGCGCTCCGCTTCGGCGACGACACGGTGACCGGCCTGGGCGTCCGGATGAACCTGGCCAGAGGCCTGATGATCCTCGCCGCCGTCCTGCTCGCGGCGGTGGCCACCTCCGCCGCGGGGCCCATCGCGTTCGTCGCCCTGGCCGCCCCGCAGATCGCGCTGCGCCTGGCCGGGGTGGGCCAGCCGCCGCTGGTCGTCTCGGCCCTCGCCGGAGCCGTCCTCACCGCCGCGGCGGACCTGGTCGCGCGGACCCTGTTCAGCCCCGTCGAGCTGCCGGTGGGCGTGGTCACCGCGGTCCTCGGCGCCCCCTACCTGATCTACCTCTTGATCCGTGTTCGCAGAGAGGCACGTTCGTGA
- a CDS encoding ABC transporter ATP-binding protein, protein MRLQAVDVRLGYGDRVIVDGLDLGIEAGTVTTIIGPNGCGKSTLLRALGRLLRPSGGEVLLDGKRIDRMPTKEVAKVLGVLPQAPTAPEGLTVADLVARGRHPHQTWYRQWSSDDEAAVSEALAMTGLLELGERPLDELSGGQRQRAWISMALAQGTDLLLLDEPTTFLDLAHQVEVLELVRRLHGELGRTVVMVLHDLNLAARYADRLVAMRGGKVIAAGPPHEVLTEPLLAEVFDLDAKVIEDPVAGTPLVVPVGVRH, encoded by the coding sequence GTGAGACTGCAAGCCGTCGACGTCAGGCTGGGCTACGGCGACCGTGTCATCGTCGACGGCCTCGATCTCGGGATCGAGGCCGGAACGGTGACCACGATCATCGGGCCGAACGGGTGTGGCAAGTCCACGCTGCTGCGCGCGCTGGGACGGCTGCTCCGGCCGTCGGGCGGCGAGGTCCTCCTGGACGGCAAGCGCATCGACAGGATGCCCACCAAGGAGGTCGCCAAGGTCCTCGGCGTGCTGCCGCAGGCTCCGACGGCCCCGGAGGGGCTGACCGTGGCCGACCTGGTGGCCCGGGGACGGCACCCGCACCAGACGTGGTACCGGCAGTGGTCCTCCGACGACGAGGCGGCGGTCAGCGAGGCTCTGGCCATGACCGGCCTGCTCGAGCTGGGCGAGCGCCCGCTGGACGAGCTGTCCGGCGGGCAGCGCCAGCGGGCGTGGATCTCGATGGCCCTCGCCCAGGGCACCGACCTGCTCCTGCTCGACGAGCCCACGACCTTCCTCGACCTGGCCCACCAGGTCGAGGTCCTGGAGCTGGTCCGCAGGCTCCACGGCGAGCTCGGCCGCACCGTGGTGATGGTCCTGCACGACCTCAACCTGGCCGCCCGCTACGCCGACCGCCTGGTCGCCATGCGCGGCGGCAAGGTCATCGCCGCCGGGCCGCCGCACGAGGTCCTCACCGAGCCCCTCCTCGCGGAGGTCTTCGACCTGGACGCCAAGGTGATCGAGGACCCCGTAGCCGGAACCCCCCTGGTCGTCCCGGTCGGCGTGCGCCACTAG
- the ftsY gene encoding signal recognition particle-docking protein FtsY: MEAYLGIIAIVVVVALLAAGGVFLLFRPGGKTAPPPVEPPEVLPIPKEGEQAPPRGATDDDAATTTLPPPPVKPAEPVVVAPVIEVPPPSAGRMVRLRARLARSQSTLGKGLLDLLSRDRLDDDTWDEIEETLITADVGVAPTRAMVEELRTRVKVLGSRSPEEVRGLLKEELLTQLGVDLDRTLHVKPHGERPAVVLVVGVNGTGKTTTTGKLARSLIGDGNKVVLGAADTFRAAAADQLQTWGDRVGAEVVRGPEGGDPASIAFDAVAKGIEDKVDVVIVDTAGRLHTKTGLMDELGKVKRVIEKKATVDEVLLVLDATTGQNGMRQARVFAEVVDVTGIALTKLDGTAKGGIIISVQRELGVPVKLVGLGEGPDDLAPFDAEVFVDTLLGD, from the coding sequence GTGGAAGCCTATCTCGGCATAATCGCGATCGTTGTCGTCGTCGCCCTGCTTGCGGCAGGCGGCGTGTTCCTGCTGTTCAGGCCGGGGGGCAAGACGGCTCCGCCGCCGGTCGAGCCGCCCGAGGTGCTGCCGATCCCCAAGGAGGGGGAGCAGGCGCCTCCCCGGGGGGCGACCGACGACGACGCGGCGACCACCACTCTCCCGCCTCCGCCGGTCAAGCCGGCCGAGCCCGTGGTCGTCGCCCCGGTCATCGAGGTTCCGCCGCCCTCCGCCGGCCGGATGGTACGGCTGCGCGCCCGGCTGGCCCGCTCGCAGAGCACCCTCGGCAAGGGACTCCTCGACCTGCTCTCCCGGGACCGTCTCGACGACGACACCTGGGACGAGATCGAGGAGACCCTGATCACCGCGGACGTCGGCGTCGCGCCCACCCGGGCGATGGTCGAGGAGCTGCGCACCCGGGTGAAGGTGCTGGGCAGCCGGTCGCCCGAGGAGGTGCGCGGCCTGCTCAAGGAAGAGCTGCTCACCCAGCTCGGCGTCGACCTCGACCGCACCCTGCACGTCAAGCCGCACGGCGAGCGCCCGGCAGTGGTGCTCGTGGTCGGCGTCAACGGCACCGGCAAGACCACCACCACCGGCAAGCTGGCCCGTTCCCTGATCGGCGACGGCAACAAGGTCGTGCTCGGCGCGGCCGACACCTTCCGCGCCGCCGCCGCCGACCAGCTCCAGACCTGGGGAGACCGGGTCGGGGCCGAGGTCGTGCGCGGTCCCGAGGGGGGCGACCCCGCGTCGATCGCCTTCGACGCCGTGGCCAAGGGCATCGAGGACAAGGTCGACGTGGTGATCGTGGACACCGCCGGGCGGCTGCACACCAAGACCGGCCTGATGGACGAGCTCGGCAAGGTCAAGCGCGTCATCGAGAAGAAGGCCACGGTGGACGAGGTCCTGCTCGTCCTCGACGCCACCACCGGCCAGAACGGCATGCGCCAGGCCCGGGTGTTCGCCGAGGTCGTGGACGTCACCGGCATCGCCCTGACCAAGCTCGACGGCACCGCCAAGGGCGGCATCATCATCTCCGTCCAGCGCGAGCTGGGCGTCCCGGTCAAGCTCGTCGGCCTGGGTGAGGGCCCCGACGACCTGGCCCCGTTCGACGCCGAGGTCTTCGTGGACACGCTCCTCGGCGACTGA
- the smc gene encoding chromosome segregation protein SMC has translation MYLKTLTLRGFKSFASATTLRFEPGITAVVGPNGSGKSNVVDALAWVMGEHSAKSLRGGKMEDVIFAGTSSRAPLGRAEVTLTIDNSDGALPIDYTEVTISRLMFRAGQSEYAINGDTCRLLDIQELLSDSGIGREMHVIVGQGQLDQVLHAGPEDRRAFIEEAAGVLKHRKRKEKALRKLDAMQANLTRVQDLATELRRQLKPLGRQAEIARKAAVIQADLRDARLRLLADDVLTLRTTLERETADEAAVLARRTVVETELEQGQVAEAELEAAEAEAQPRLATAQETYFRLSSLRERLRGLAGLAAERHRNATDPAVERRGRDPEDFEREAEEVREQERVLAELLADEQESLARAVAQRTETENALAAEERRLAAQARAAADRREGLARLRGQVGAVRSRAGAAEEEIGRLARSLEEAEQRAERAQAEHDSQEQADPAADPALAEELEIALEVVDQARQAVEAARAVVEEAKAAVAGPNAGLGAAKAALGAARKADQEAQRQVAALGARFEALELSLARGADGGAALLAADLAGVLGPVATMLTVRPGAEVAVATVLGAAAEAVAVESLQSAADAIDFLRSEGGGQAALVIAAGGAETPAAAVPVAGAEWAIDLVTVPAELRAAAAHLLAGVLVVDDLTTARKAVDQRPELRAVTRSGDLLGAYAARGGSAGGTSALQMRAALDEAAADLATAGVAAEQAATAMEEAAEAEGEAQSAVEAAQARVTEAQTGVQTAQAGVNAAQAALDQVRTRQRDADQRVAAAARRLAQLGAAAEAAREECERLAGGVRAAREARDRDAAGLTELEERLAAAEEGEGLESEPTTEIRDELAEVCSVARQAEMEARLAVRTAEERVRGLEGKADGLVRAAEREREERARAADRRERRRRQAQVAQAVVRGTELTLRALEASLAGAAAERDEAEQARGQIDASLKSVRLRVRELSGELDKLVNRAHGSEVARTEQRMRLEQLEARAVEEFGVESGTLIAEYGPDEPVPTGDGDPVPYVREEQQKRAKAADRQMAQLGKVNPLALEEFAALEERHAFLTSQLEDLKKTRRDLLLVVKEVDDRVEQVFTAAYHDVAREFETIFTRVFPGGEGRLLLTDPENMLTTGVEVEARPPGKKVKRLSLLSGGERSLTAVAFLVSIFKARPSPFYVMDEVEAALDDTNTQRLLTLFEELRQTSQIIIITHQKRTMEIADALYGVSMRGDGVTQVISQRLREHEAV, from the coding sequence GTGTATCTGAAGACTCTCACCCTGCGCGGTTTCAAATCCTTCGCCTCGGCCACCACCCTCCGCTTCGAGCCGGGCATCACCGCGGTCGTCGGTCCCAACGGGTCGGGCAAGTCCAACGTCGTCGACGCACTGGCGTGGGTCATGGGCGAGCACAGCGCGAAGTCGCTGCGCGGCGGCAAGATGGAGGACGTCATCTTCGCCGGGACCTCCTCGCGGGCCCCGCTGGGCCGTGCCGAAGTCACGCTCACCATCGACAACAGCGACGGCGCGCTGCCGATCGACTACACCGAGGTCACGATCAGCCGCCTGATGTTCCGGGCGGGGCAGAGCGAATACGCCATCAACGGCGACACCTGCCGGCTGCTCGACATCCAGGAGCTGCTGTCCGACTCCGGCATCGGCCGCGAGATGCACGTCATCGTCGGGCAGGGCCAGCTCGACCAGGTGCTGCACGCCGGGCCCGAGGACCGCCGGGCGTTCATCGAGGAGGCCGCCGGCGTCCTGAAGCACCGCAAGCGCAAGGAGAAGGCGCTGCGGAAGCTCGACGCGATGCAGGCCAACCTGACCCGCGTCCAGGACCTCGCCACCGAGCTGCGCCGCCAGCTCAAGCCGCTGGGCCGCCAGGCCGAGATCGCCCGCAAGGCCGCCGTCATCCAGGCCGACCTCCGCGACGCCCGGCTCCGCCTGCTCGCCGACGACGTGCTCACCCTGCGGACCACCCTGGAACGGGAGACCGCCGACGAGGCCGCCGTCCTGGCCCGCCGTACGGTGGTGGAGACCGAGCTGGAGCAGGGGCAGGTCGCGGAGGCCGAGCTGGAGGCCGCGGAGGCCGAGGCCCAGCCGCGCCTGGCCACCGCTCAGGAGACCTACTTCCGGCTCTCCTCGCTCCGCGAGCGGCTCAGGGGCCTGGCCGGGCTGGCCGCCGAGCGGCACCGCAACGCCACCGACCCCGCCGTGGAGCGGCGTGGGCGCGACCCGGAGGACTTCGAGCGCGAGGCCGAGGAGGTCCGGGAGCAGGAGCGGGTCCTCGCCGAGCTGCTCGCCGACGAGCAGGAGTCGCTCGCCAGGGCCGTGGCCCAGCGCACCGAGACCGAGAACGCCCTCGCGGCCGAGGAGCGGCGGCTGGCCGCCCAGGCCAGGGCCGCCGCCGACAGGCGTGAGGGGCTGGCCAGGCTCCGGGGCCAGGTCGGCGCCGTGCGCAGCCGGGCCGGAGCGGCCGAGGAGGAGATCGGCAGGCTGGCGCGCTCCCTGGAGGAGGCCGAGCAGCGCGCCGAGCGCGCCCAGGCCGAGCACGACAGCCAGGAGCAGGCCGACCCGGCCGCCGATCCCGCCCTCGCCGAGGAGCTGGAGATCGCCCTGGAGGTCGTCGACCAGGCCAGGCAGGCCGTCGAGGCGGCCAGGGCCGTGGTGGAGGAGGCCAAGGCGGCCGTCGCGGGCCCGAACGCGGGCCTCGGCGCGGCCAAGGCGGCCCTCGGTGCGGCGCGCAAGGCCGACCAGGAGGCGCAGCGCCAGGTCGCCGCGCTGGGGGCCAGGTTCGAGGCGCTGGAGCTGAGCCTGGCCAGGGGCGCGGACGGCGGCGCGGCGCTGCTCGCCGCCGACCTGGCCGGGGTGCTCGGCCCGGTGGCCACCATGCTGACCGTCCGGCCGGGCGCCGAGGTGGCCGTCGCCACCGTCCTGGGCGCGGCCGCCGAGGCCGTCGCCGTGGAGTCCCTGCAGAGCGCGGCGGACGCCATCGACTTCCTCAGGAGCGAGGGCGGCGGCCAGGCCGCCCTGGTCATCGCCGCCGGCGGGGCGGAGACCCCGGCGGCCGCTGTGCCGGTGGCCGGTGCCGAATGGGCGATCGACCTGGTCACCGTCCCCGCGGAGCTGCGGGCCGCCGCCGCGCACCTGCTGGCCGGCGTGCTGGTCGTCGACGACCTGACGACCGCCAGGAAGGCGGTCGACCAGCGGCCGGAGCTGCGGGCCGTCACCCGTTCCGGTGACCTTCTGGGCGCCTACGCCGCCCGGGGAGGTTCGGCCGGCGGCACCTCGGCTCTCCAGATGCGTGCCGCCCTGGACGAGGCGGCCGCCGACCTGGCCACGGCCGGGGTGGCCGCCGAACAGGCCGCGACGGCGATGGAGGAGGCCGCCGAGGCCGAGGGGGAGGCGCAGTCCGCGGTCGAGGCCGCCCAGGCGCGGGTGACCGAGGCGCAGACGGGTGTGCAGACCGCGCAGGCGGGCGTCAACGCGGCGCAGGCCGCGCTGGACCAGGTCCGGACCCGGCAGCGCGACGCCGACCAGCGGGTCGCCGCGGCGGCCCGGAGGCTCGCCCAGCTCGGAGCCGCGGCCGAGGCCGCCCGGGAGGAGTGCGAGCGGCTGGCCGGGGGCGTGCGGGCGGCGCGGGAGGCGCGCGACCGGGACGCGGCCGGGCTGACCGAGCTTGAGGAACGGCTCGCCGCCGCGGAGGAGGGCGAGGGGCTGGAGTCCGAGCCCACCACCGAGATCCGCGACGAGCTCGCCGAGGTCTGCTCGGTGGCCAGGCAGGCCGAGATGGAGGCCCGCCTCGCCGTACGGACGGCCGAGGAGCGGGTCAGGGGCCTGGAGGGCAAGGCCGACGGCCTGGTGCGCGCGGCCGAGCGGGAGCGCGAGGAGCGCGCCAGGGCCGCCGACCGGCGCGAGCGGCGGCGCAGGCAGGCGCAGGTCGCCCAGGCGGTGGTCCGGGGGACCGAGCTGACGCTGCGGGCGCTGGAGGCCTCACTGGCGGGCGCCGCGGCCGAGCGCGACGAGGCCGAGCAGGCGCGCGGGCAGATCGACGCCTCGCTCAAGTCCGTCCGGCTCCGGGTCCGCGAGCTCTCCGGCGAGCTGGACAAGCTGGTCAACCGGGCGCACGGCAGCGAGGTGGCCAGGACCGAGCAGCGGATGCGCCTGGAGCAGCTGGAGGCGCGGGCGGTGGAGGAGTTCGGCGTCGAGTCCGGCACGCTCATCGCCGAGTACGGCCCGGACGAACCGGTCCCCACGGGGGACGGCGACCCGGTGCCCTACGTCCGGGAGGAGCAGCAGAAGCGGGCCAAGGCGGCCGATCGGCAGATGGCCCAGCTCGGCAAGGTCAACCCGCTGGCGCTGGAGGAGTTCGCGGCGCTGGAGGAGCGGCACGCCTTCCTCACCTCGCAGCTGGAGGACCTCAAGAAGACCCGCCGCGATCTGCTGCTGGTGGTCAAGGAGGTGGACGACCGGGTCGAGCAGGTGTTCACCGCCGCCTACCACGACGTGGCCCGCGAGTTCGAGACGATCTTCACGCGGGTGTTCCCCGGAGGCGAGGGCAGGCTGCTGCTCACCGACCCGGAGAACATGCTGACCACCGGGGTCGAGGTCGAGGCCCGGCCGCCGGGCAAGAAGGTCAAGCGGCTGTCGCTGCTGTCCGGCGGCGAGCGGTCGCTGACCGCCGTCGCCTTCCTCGTCTCCATCTTCAAGGCGCGGCCCTCGCCGTTCTACGTGATGGACGAGGTCGAGGCCGCGCTGGACGACACCAACACCCAGCGCCTGCTGACCCTGTTCGAAGAGCTGCGGCAGACGTCACAGATCATCATCATCACCCACCAGAAGCGCACGATGGAGATCGCCGACGCTCTGTACGGAGTGTCGATGCGGGGAGACGGTGTCACCCAGGTCATCAGCCAGCGTCTGAGAGAACACGAGGCCGTCTGA
- a CDS encoding acylphosphatase, translated as MTAVRLTAWARGRVQGVGFRWWTRARALELGLVGWARNTPDGRVEIVAEGSREACASLLELLRGGDAPGRVDGVVERWSEAKGGSAGFVER; from the coding sequence ATGACGGCGGTCCGGTTGACCGCCTGGGCCAGAGGTCGCGTGCAGGGCGTGGGTTTCCGCTGGTGGACACGGGCGCGGGCGCTGGAGCTCGGCCTGGTGGGCTGGGCGAGGAACACTCCCGACGGGCGGGTGGAGATCGTGGCGGAGGGCTCGCGGGAGGCCTGCGCCAGCCTGCTGGAACTGCTCCGCGGCGGTGACGCGCCGGGCCGTGTCGACGGGGTCGTGGAGCGCTGGAGCGAGGCCAAGGGGGGATCGGCTGGTTTTGTGGAGCGTTAG